From Coriobacteriaceae bacterium, a single genomic window includes:
- a CDS encoding leucine-rich repeat protein, translating into MRWTTVRALCRRLTVAAVTLTMVTGSLPAGAFAETLTTDSTFVQTDVEQVDDADAADAADPAPDAADAAPDAGVADPTVPAADDVLTPPDSEIALAAGLTGAGQTESTPAGTLATDLVEGKELAEQQKQEEASGAEATWNEELELWATSKGATGVKGEYDDGYVAGEQTPAQYYFSIDSLTNEISIEYGDAGITTLEVPSTIDDKNVVSLTGMGSAALTSITFAPNSHVRSVGGLGGSSIKEIALPDSVEELKSYAFYKSKTLQTVTWPNNAAFTTIPEQAFKECEQLDDKVVATLPPSVKTIDYLAFAYCGVPQFYVSDTTVLTFTQINVPGTVERIGHYAFDGCSHVSSVTIGDGVKSIGALAFASLDPAIAGKEIVLPKSVEMIEWGAFENTRYGNETNHNAVALRVMNPDLQLGEAGYPGDYNERVTIDGVTYAIPFSEGQTIYAYATDSAGNPSMVKKLADAVADRKDSVDSSKPAYTFEWMGEAAQITGKLPQGAAAVLVQAGQSTPLAVGDDGSFTADALSKTAATLRISLSGYYDMVLARPGDQMTGTWNIGDIKAEDFTKIPASRAIELNVGFLEPIVGQDKTERIELDSLDNIDLTVKSGGKTLKPAKGDKENDFRIQGTALVVSQAIADADQDLEITLEPKDSLKLGGATATVKPSAGKVDIDLKPWGTATVTTKGDYQGANRVLVFRTSDGKLVADGVTYLMGYEDDGTTPIMKAETPRLKAGSYTIVAFNKTSYDIQATSYSTFSRLGLTVGKHIAQKQVKIEDGKQLDVTLDVPTFDVETYRAERGLTAGSVIADSSAVVGAETELRIHYELKDSQAAKIEIPLAKDAVEDVSAGAREAGASSDAMWAATTWEGDNLVLDMKKSAGADVFVRFKPKAAGIYAVSPLITLGEVTLPLGSTTLEVSGSRIEVDNTDVHSLLGNVAYVYAAPGKSVQLTVGTGSSAAKYTGKTNKLGRAKIEYELPQDTLAAERVTLEARVGSTDVAAAAAEVTARNYVRYVPGASVWNFDVTYRGGTQNLVKDGKDTGKSLWTFHHLPQKKNAYWTFDITLEVGNEEAADTLDLYVDCVDGKTVTIPLTQKSREGTRVRYAAEYVDEGYLKLLNEFNKANDSTYVNCGNFEQIFMPQTCRISNAQLMTMLSFDANASAKKHSAAAEERQQEFSNAVQQWHEYMMDNSFNDVDEAFNDAIDQMVADAFAEEDKDGKEDEAQGGAARKARRAPAASDGEGDGTGNDEAAQFAAELKAAVGGSSALLTQQGDSYGVNVDKMIFEDAYGTSEDWYQELAAAQGANAADAAAIKELVDHASRAEFIAQQAEDLVGQSMGIGQLNQYGSWNDATAAALNKCAGIKASEYNGQSTSGFNDLGQALGSSLSYKAADDDTVKGFKVAAPDGEQTAYIESEFIENSNNNKNQALLFNSIAMQCDILDNLYDNWNVVHSLNNSTIRGWLMAWKRNGDVSAHMKLIRTIRSLKSYKIECEMFGQVFKTDAWKAAGQAFPAATQGIGIFTGIYGVNDASKNWENVNVRMQKVKGEREGYELQHTRLLAKPEKTEDDWKCIYALRDAMEKARAFEDLLHRQLCHDSTDVAVGSIMTIAGVLTASSAGTVVGAAYDAASTSVGSERAIKLTNAECAYDVACEQVERACQNRITVNWGELTDTEVYKANKDGLISDEKMQSIFEARYRNVAAKAAPDPAGVVYEGLLSNTVEGATVELWSADDAAGTNAVRWDAEEYEQDNPLATGADGAYNWNTPTGWYQVRVTKDGYEEARSAWLRVPPIQTEVNIGLASTAAPEVASAHAYTDCVEVEFAQYMDASDDTLAALCAQGLGDVTYTWLDKQDDPNGKPLSRVLRIRYADACEVGSTVSFELDGARNYAGTAMARWASGELVVGVRADKLKLNVEQAVTMLEGSDFELVAHVTDKAGKPFAGAKVSVGLESSAICSVDANQAVTGEDGAATFVLHGALPGLTTLTAAVDGTALSKQVDVRVSAEAVRPARPVATIGATTFGAWSPKENYITVPKGTKLELSAEDGTTIWYTTNDTCPCRDEGRVKYTEPIALDSNMYVRIAAQRPGMSYSEYSERLNITITVTDEPAPEPTPDPGLKPEPEPTPDGGEQGGGTDGSGGAGVPAGSSTSTTTTVTTNKSKGKGKNGKKSGGTELAGTGDSAAMTVAALGIAGATVAAAGIAATKRRKH; encoded by the coding sequence ATGAGGTGGACCACTGTTCGAGCGCTTTGCCGCCGCCTGACCGTTGCCGCGGTGACCCTCACCATGGTGACGGGTTCGTTGCCCGCGGGCGCGTTTGCCGAGACCCTCACCACCGATAGCACCTTTGTGCAGACGGATGTCGAACAAGTAGACGATGCCGATGCCGCCGACGCCGCCGACCCCGCGCCCGATGCCGCCGACGCCGCGCCCGATGCCGGCGTTGCCGACCCCACAGTGCCCGCCGCCGATGACGTCCTTACGCCCCCGGACTCCGAGATTGCATTGGCGGCAGGCCTGACGGGCGCCGGGCAGACCGAGAGCACACCTGCGGGTACGCTCGCCACCGATCTTGTCGAGGGCAAGGAACTCGCCGAGCAGCAGAAGCAAGAGGAGGCTTCCGGTGCCGAGGCAACCTGGAACGAGGAACTTGAACTCTGGGCAACCTCGAAGGGCGCCACGGGCGTAAAAGGCGAATACGATGATGGCTACGTGGCCGGCGAGCAGACTCCCGCGCAGTACTACTTCTCGATTGATAGCCTCACCAACGAAATTTCTATCGAGTATGGCGACGCGGGCATTACCACGTTGGAGGTGCCCTCGACCATCGACGACAAAAATGTCGTAAGCCTTACGGGTATGGGAAGCGCTGCGCTCACATCGATCACCTTCGCCCCTAATTCGCATGTCCGCTCGGTTGGAGGCTTGGGCGGCAGCAGCATCAAAGAGATCGCACTGCCCGATTCGGTCGAGGAGCTCAAGAGCTATGCATTCTACAAAAGCAAGACGCTCCAAACGGTAACCTGGCCCAACAACGCGGCCTTTACCACGATTCCCGAGCAGGCCTTTAAGGAATGTGAACAACTTGACGACAAGGTGGTGGCAACGCTGCCGCCTTCGGTCAAAACTATCGACTATCTTGCATTCGCCTATTGCGGCGTGCCACAGTTCTATGTCTCGGACACAACAGTGCTCACCTTTACGCAGATCAATGTGCCGGGCACGGTGGAGCGGATCGGGCACTATGCCTTTGATGGGTGCTCGCATGTGTCGTCGGTGACGATCGGCGATGGTGTCAAATCTATCGGGGCGCTCGCGTTCGCCTCTCTTGATCCTGCGATTGCCGGCAAAGAGATTGTGCTACCCAAAAGCGTGGAAATGATAGAGTGGGGAGCTTTTGAGAACACGAGATACGGAAACGAGACGAACCATAATGCCGTTGCCCTGCGCGTGATGAACCCCGATCTTCAGCTTGGTGAGGCGGGCTATCCGGGCGACTATAATGAGCGCGTGACAATCGATGGCGTAACGTATGCGATTCCCTTTAGTGAAGGCCAGACCATCTATGCCTATGCGACCGATTCGGCTGGCAACCCCTCGATGGTCAAAAAGCTTGCCGATGCCGTGGCCGATCGCAAGGACTCCGTCGATTCCTCGAAGCCTGCCTACACGTTTGAGTGGATGGGCGAGGCGGCCCAGATCACGGGCAAACTTCCCCAGGGCGCGGCGGCCGTGCTCGTGCAGGCGGGGCAGTCCACGCCGCTGGCGGTTGGCGATGACGGCAGCTTTACAGCGGACGCCCTCTCCAAGACGGCGGCCACCCTGCGCATTTCGCTCAGCGGTTACTATGACATGGTGCTGGCGCGCCCGGGCGACCAGATGACGGGCACATGGAATATCGGAGACATTAAGGCGGAGGACTTTACCAAGATTCCGGCTTCGCGCGCGATTGAGCTCAACGTGGGCTTTCTTGAACCGATTGTGGGCCAGGATAAGACCGAACGCATTGAGCTCGATAGTCTCGATAACATCGATCTGACGGTGAAGAGCGGCGGCAAGACGCTTAAGCCTGCCAAGGGTGACAAGGAAAACGACTTCCGTATCCAGGGTACAGCGCTCGTGGTGTCGCAGGCCATTGCCGATGCAGACCAGGATCTGGAGATAACGCTCGAGCCCAAAGACAGCCTCAAGCTGGGTGGGGCGACGGCGACGGTGAAGCCTTCGGCCGGCAAGGTCGATATCGACTTGAAACCCTGGGGCACGGCGACGGTCACGACCAAGGGCGACTACCAGGGCGCCAACCGCGTGCTGGTGTTCCGTACGTCCGACGGCAAGCTAGTCGCCGACGGCGTCACCTATTTGATGGGTTACGAAGACGATGGCACCACGCCTATCATGAAGGCCGAGACGCCGCGCCTTAAGGCCGGTTCGTACACCATCGTCGCCTTTAACAAGACGAGCTACGACATCCAAGCGACGAGCTATTCCACGTTTAGCCGCCTAGGGCTGACCGTGGGTAAGCATATCGCGCAAAAGCAGGTGAAGATTGAGGACGGCAAACAGCTCGACGTGACGCTCGACGTCCCCACGTTTGACGTGGAGACGTATCGTGCCGAGCGCGGGCTGACGGCGGGCTCGGTTATCGCTGATTCGTCCGCGGTCGTTGGTGCGGAGACCGAGCTGCGCATTCATTACGAGCTCAAGGACAGCCAGGCTGCCAAGATTGAGATTCCTCTGGCCAAGGATGCCGTCGAGGATGTGTCCGCAGGCGCTCGCGAAGCCGGCGCCAGCTCCGATGCCATGTGGGCTGCCACAACTTGGGAGGGCGACAACCTCGTTCTCGATATGAAGAAGAGTGCGGGCGCCGATGTGTTTGTGCGCTTTAAGCCTAAGGCCGCGGGCATCTATGCCGTCTCGCCGCTTATTACGCTGGGCGAGGTGACATTGCCGCTGGGAAGCACCACACTCGAGGTTAGCGGATCGCGCATCGAGGTCGACAACACCGACGTTCACAGCCTGCTGGGCAATGTGGCCTACGTGTATGCAGCGCCGGGCAAGAGCGTGCAGCTCACCGTGGGGACGGGCTCGTCGGCTGCAAAGTACACCGGCAAGACCAATAAACTCGGCCGTGCCAAGATTGAATACGAACTGCCGCAGGATACGCTTGCCGCCGAGCGTGTGACGCTCGAAGCGCGCGTGGGCTCGACCGATGTCGCCGCCGCTGCCGCAGAGGTGACGGCTCGCAACTATGTGCGCTATGTTCCGGGTGCTTCGGTCTGGAACTTTGATGTGACGTATCGTGGCGGTACGCAAAACCTGGTCAAGGACGGCAAGGACACGGGTAAGAGCCTGTGGACCTTCCACCATCTGCCGCAAAAGAAGAACGCCTACTGGACGTTCGATATTACGCTCGAGGTGGGAAACGAAGAGGCCGCCGACACGCTCGACCTGTACGTGGACTGCGTGGATGGCAAGACGGTGACGATTCCTCTGACTCAAAAGTCGCGCGAGGGCACCCGCGTGCGCTATGCGGCGGAGTATGTGGACGAGGGTTACCTTAAGCTGCTTAATGAGTTTAACAAGGCGAATGACTCGACCTATGTGAACTGCGGCAACTTTGAGCAAATCTTTATGCCGCAGACCTGCCGCATCTCCAATGCTCAGCTTATGACCATGCTGAGTTTTGACGCCAACGCTTCGGCCAAAAAGCATTCCGCCGCGGCCGAGGAGCGCCAGCAGGAGTTCTCGAATGCCGTGCAGCAGTGGCACGAGTATATGATGGATAACTCGTTTAATGATGTCGACGAGGCCTTTAACGACGCGATTGACCAGATGGTCGCCGATGCGTTTGCCGAGGAGGACAAGGACGGTAAAGAGGACGAAGCCCAAGGTGGAGCTGCCCGTAAGGCTCGTCGCGCCCCTGCCGCCAGCGACGGCGAGGGTGATGGTACTGGCAACGACGAGGCCGCGCAGTTTGCGGCTGAGCTCAAGGCCGCGGTCGGCGGGTCGTCGGCGCTGCTGACCCAGCAGGGCGACAGCTATGGCGTCAATGTGGACAAGATGATCTTTGAGGATGCTTACGGCACCAGCGAGGATTGGTATCAGGAACTCGCGGCGGCCCAGGGCGCGAACGCTGCGGATGCGGCCGCCATCAAGGAGCTCGTCGACCATGCATCGCGAGCGGAGTTTATTGCCCAGCAGGCCGAGGATCTGGTGGGCCAGTCGATGGGTATCGGCCAGCTCAACCAATATGGAAGCTGGAATGACGCAACCGCTGCGGCGCTCAACAAGTGTGCGGGCATTAAGGCCAGCGAGTACAACGGCCAGTCGACGAGCGGGTTTAACGATTTGGGCCAGGCGCTCGGCAGCTCACTGAGCTACAAGGCGGCTGACGACGATACCGTCAAGGGCTTTAAGGTCGCCGCGCCCGATGGCGAGCAGACGGCCTATATCGAGTCGGAGTTTATCGAGAACTCCAATAACAACAAGAACCAGGCGCTTCTGTTTAACTCGATCGCCATGCAGTGTGACATTCTGGACAATCTGTACGATAACTGGAATGTGGTCCATAGCCTCAATAACTCTACGATTCGCGGCTGGCTTATGGCTTGGAAGCGTAACGGCGACGTGAGCGCCCATATGAAGCTCATCCGCACGATTCGTTCGCTCAAGAGCTATAAGATCGAGTGCGAGATGTTCGGACAGGTCTTTAAGACCGATGCGTGGAAGGCGGCCGGCCAGGCGTTTCCCGCGGCGACCCAGGGCATCGGCATCTTTACCGGCATTTACGGCGTGAACGATGCCAGCAAGAACTGGGAGAACGTGAACGTCCGTATGCAGAAGGTGAAGGGCGAGCGCGAGGGCTATGAGCTTCAGCATACGCGCCTGCTTGCCAAGCCCGAGAAGACCGAGGACGACTGGAAGTGCATTTACGCGCTGCGCGACGCCATGGAGAAGGCGCGTGCGTTTGAGGATCTGCTGCATCGCCAGCTCTGCCACGACAGCACCGATGTGGCGGTGGGCTCCATTATGACAATCGCCGGCGTGCTGACGGCCAGTTCGGCGGGTACCGTGGTGGGCGCTGCCTATGACGCGGCTTCGACCAGCGTAGGTTCGGAGCGCGCGATTAAGCTGACCAATGCCGAATGCGCCTACGATGTTGCCTGCGAGCAGGTGGAGCGCGCGTGCCAGAATCGTATTACGGTCAACTGGGGCGAGCTGACTGATACCGAGGTCTACAAGGCCAACAAGGACGGCTTGATCTCGGACGAGAAGATGCAGTCGATCTTCGAGGCGCGTTATCGCAATGTGGCTGCCAAGGCTGCACCCGACCCTGCGGGCGTGGTGTACGAGGGCCTGCTGTCCAATACGGTTGAAGGCGCGACGGTTGAGCTGTGGAGCGCCGACGATGCGGCCGGTACCAATGCAGTGCGTTGGGATGCCGAGGAGTATGAGCAGGACAATCCGCTTGCAACGGGTGCGGACGGTGCGTACAACTGGAATACGCCGACCGGCTGGTATCAGGTGCGCGTGACCAAGGACGGGTATGAGGAGGCGCGTTCGGCCTGGCTGCGCGTGCCGCCGATTCAGACTGAGGTGAACATTGGCTTGGCGTCGACGGCGGCGCCCGAGGTGGCTTCGGCCCATGCCTATACCGATTGCGTCGAGGTTGAGTTTGCGCAGTATATGGATGCGAGTGACGATACCCTGGCCGCATTGTGCGCGCAGGGCTTGGGCGACGTGACGTATACGTGGCTCGATAAGCAGGACGATCCCAATGGCAAGCCGCTGTCGCGCGTGCTGCGTATTCGCTATGCCGATGCGTGTGAGGTGGGCTCGACGGTGTCGTTTGAGCTCGACGGTGCTCGCAACTACGCCGGCACGGCCATGGCGCGCTGGGCAAGCGGCGAGCTTGTCGTGGGCGTTCGTGCCGACAAACTCAAGCTCAACGTGGAGCAGGCCGTGACCATGCTTGAGGGCAGTGACTTTGAGCTGGTGGCGCACGTGACCGATAAGGCGGGCAAGCCGTTTGCGGGCGCCAAGGTTAGTGTTGGGCTGGAGTCCTCGGCTATCTGCTCTGTCGATGCCAACCAGGCCGTGACGGGCGAGGACGGCGCGGCGACGTTTGTGCTGCATGGTGCTCTGCCCGGTTTGACGACGTTGACGGCGGCGGTGGACGGCACGGCGCTGTCCAAGCAGGTCGACGTTCGCGTGTCTGCCGAGGCAGTGCGACCGGCGCGACCGGTGGCGACGATTGGTGCGACGACGTTTGGTGCATGGTCGCCCAAGGAGAACTACATTACGGTGCCCAAGGGCACGAAGCTGGAGCTTTCTGCCGAGGATGGCACGACGATTTGGTACACCACCAACGACACCTGCCCCTGCCGTGACGAAGGCCGCGTAAAGTACACCGAGCCTATTGCGCTCGATAGCAACATGTATGTGCGCATTGCGGCACAGCGCCCTGGCATGTCGTACAGCGAGTATTCCGAGCGTCTGAACATTACGATTACGGTGACCGATGAGCCGGCGCCTGAGCCGACGCCCGATCCCGGTCTGAAGCCGGAGCCTGAGCCGACGCCTGACGGCGGCGAGCAGGGTGGCGGTACGGATGGCTCTGGTGGCGCCGGGGTCCCTGCGGGCAGTTCGACTTCGACGACGACCACGGTGACGACGAACAAGTCCAAGGGTAAGGGCAAGAACGGCAAGAAGTCCGGTGGCACGGAGCTTGCCGGCACGGGTGACTCCGCCGCGATGACGGTCGCTGCCCTGGGCATCGCCGGTGCAACCGTTGCCGCAGCCGGCATCGCCGCGACCAAGCGCCGCAAGCATTAG
- the gltA gene encoding NADPH-dependent glutamate synthase: MPLVNGRFVADMKSPRTPDNEEPAAERACDFRPVDKGFTEEMALAEAERCLNCKKPFCVEGCPVNINIPRFIEQIRAKDFGGALDTIREDSMLPAICGRVCPQENQCEGKCIRGKKSEPVAIGQLERFLGDRPELASTPKMAPKNGKKVAVVGSGPSGITCAGELARNGFDVTVFEAFFTGGGVLVYGIPEFRLPKAVVKREIDGLEDMGVKFEYNSVVGNMATAEELFEQGFDAIYVATGAGLPKFLNVPGENLPNVFFANEYLTRVNLMKANKFPEYDTPTKHGKNVVVFGGGNVAMDAVRTAKRLGAEHAIIAYRRTEDEMPCRRAELHHAKAEGVEVLPLVSPLEFVAGEDGSVCAVKVQKMELGEPDESGRRRPVPIEGAIEEIPCDVAISAIGTNANPFAKKIGGKMELNKWGYIVADEETGQTTDPRIWAGGDIVTGAATVILAMGAGKKAAASITKSLLGE; encoded by the coding sequence ATGCCACTAGTTAACGGTCGTTTCGTTGCCGATATGAAGTCGCCCCGCACCCCCGATAACGAGGAGCCGGCTGCCGAGCGCGCCTGCGACTTCCGCCCCGTCGACAAGGGCTTCACCGAGGAGATGGCGCTGGCCGAGGCCGAGCGCTGCCTCAACTGCAAGAAGCCGTTCTGTGTTGAGGGCTGCCCCGTCAACATCAACATTCCCCGCTTTATCGAGCAGATCCGCGCGAAGGACTTCGGCGGCGCTCTCGATACCATCCGCGAGGACTCCATGCTTCCCGCTATCTGCGGCCGCGTCTGCCCGCAGGAGAACCAGTGCGAGGGCAAGTGCATCCGTGGTAAGAAGTCCGAGCCCGTGGCCATCGGCCAGCTCGAGCGCTTCCTGGGTGACCGCCCCGAGCTCGCCTCCACGCCCAAGATGGCTCCCAAGAACGGCAAGAAGGTCGCCGTCGTCGGCTCCGGCCCGTCCGGCATCACCTGCGCTGGCGAGCTCGCCCGCAACGGCTTTGACGTTACCGTCTTTGAGGCCTTCTTCACCGGCGGCGGCGTGCTGGTCTACGGCATCCCCGAGTTCCGTCTGCCCAAGGCGGTCGTCAAGCGCGAGATTGACGGCCTGGAGGACATGGGCGTCAAGTTTGAGTACAACTCCGTCGTGGGCAACATGGCCACGGCCGAGGAGCTGTTCGAGCAGGGCTTCGACGCCATCTACGTGGCGACCGGCGCTGGCCTGCCCAAGTTCCTCAACGTCCCCGGCGAGAACCTGCCCAACGTCTTCTTCGCGAACGAGTACCTCACCCGCGTGAACCTGATGAAGGCCAACAAGTTCCCCGAGTACGACACCCCCACCAAGCACGGCAAGAACGTCGTCGTCTTTGGTGGCGGCAACGTGGCTATGGACGCCGTCCGCACCGCCAAGCGTCTGGGCGCCGAGCACGCCATCATCGCCTACCGCCGTACCGAGGACGAGATGCCCTGCCGTCGCGCCGAGCTGCACCATGCCAAGGCCGAGGGCGTCGAGGTTCTGCCGCTCGTCTCCCCGCTCGAGTTTGTCGCTGGCGAGGACGGCTCCGTGTGCGCCGTCAAGGTCCAGAAGATGGAGCTCGGCGAGCCTGACGAGTCCGGCCGTCGTCGCCCGGTGCCCATCGAGGGCGCCATCGAGGAGATCCCCTGCGACGTCGCAATCTCGGCTATCGGCACCAACGCCAACCCCTTCGCAAAGAAGATCGGCGGCAAGATGGAGCTCAACAAGTGGGGCTACATTGTTGCCGACGAGGAGACCGGCCAGACCACCGATCCCCGTATCTGGGCCGGCGGCGACATCGTCACCGGTGCCGCTACGGTCATTCTGGCGATGGGCGCCGGCAAGAAGGCCGCCGCTTCCATCACCAAGAGCCTACTGGGCGAGTAA
- a CDS encoding sulfide/dihydroorotate dehydrogenase-like FAD/NAD-binding protein — protein sequence MYKILEKTQFSEKVFKFRIEAPAIAKHAHAGQFLMVRANETGERVPFTLAGWNGDEGWVEFIFMVIGKTTEMLSTYEAGESLRDVVGPLGVPTEMAEGPCAVIGGGVGLAIAFPVAKHLVETGHEVHAIMGARTKDLLLMEDQFRELLDEDHIHITTDDGSYGEQGVVTAPLERLLQDKAVSQVFCVGPVPMMKFSTLTAQKYDTPITASLNPIMVDGTGMCGCCRVEVGGVTKFACVDGPDFDATLVDWDDLRARQAAYHSEEGESLKAYEEKSCACH from the coding sequence ATGTATAAGATCCTGGAGAAGACGCAGTTCTCGGAGAAGGTGTTCAAGTTCCGCATCGAGGCGCCTGCAATCGCCAAGCATGCGCACGCTGGACAGTTCCTCATGGTTCGCGCCAACGAGACGGGCGAGCGTGTCCCGTTTACCCTGGCCGGCTGGAACGGTGACGAGGGCTGGGTCGAGTTCATCTTCATGGTGATCGGCAAGACCACCGAGATGCTTTCCACCTACGAGGCCGGCGAGTCGCTGCGCGACGTCGTGGGCCCGCTGGGCGTTCCCACCGAGATGGCTGAGGGCCCCTGCGCCGTCATTGGCGGCGGCGTCGGCCTGGCAATTGCCTTCCCGGTCGCCAAGCACCTGGTCGAGACCGGCCACGAGGTGCACGCCATCATGGGCGCCCGCACCAAGGACCTCCTGCTTATGGAGGACCAGTTCCGCGAGCTCCTCGACGAGGACCACATCCACATCACCACTGATGACGGCTCCTACGGCGAGCAGGGCGTTGTCACCGCTCCGCTGGAGCGCCTGCTTCAGGACAAGGCCGTGAGCCAGGTCTTCTGCGTCGGCCCCGTTCCGATGATGAAGTTCTCGACCCTCACCGCCCAGAAGTACGACACCCCCATCACCGCGTCGCTCAACCCCATCATGGTTGACGGCACCGGTATGTGCGGCTGCTGCCGCGTCGAGGTGGGCGGCGTGACCAAGTTCGCTTGCGTCGACGGCCCCGACTTCGATGCCACCCTGGTCGACTGGGATGACCTTCGTGCCCGCCAGGCCGCTTACCATTCCGAAGAGGGCGAGTCCCTCAAGGCCTATGAGGAAAAGAGCTGCGCATGCCACTAG
- the pth gene encoding aminoacyl-tRNA hydrolase, which produces MAAAQPLKIRMVAGLGNPGEEYAETRHNAGFKAIDELARQAGVTYWKNQAGAEIALININDPEEEGGKRQIVLVKPQSYMNTSGGPISKLCREYKIKAEELLVIHDELDIPAGDVRVKVGGGHAGHNGLRSIIDKMGSRDFSRIRTGIGNPPGKMAVADYVLKQLRAREAEDFQDTCARAADAAGLAIVHGVVYARDHVNGAASANGKH; this is translated from the coding sequence ATGGCAGCTGCACAGCCGCTTAAGATTCGCATGGTTGCCGGACTTGGCAACCCTGGCGAGGAATATGCCGAGACCCGTCACAACGCTGGTTTCAAAGCAATCGACGAGCTGGCCCGTCAGGCCGGCGTCACGTACTGGAAAAACCAAGCAGGCGCCGAGATCGCGCTCATCAACATCAACGATCCCGAGGAAGAGGGCGGCAAGCGCCAGATTGTACTGGTCAAGCCGCAGTCGTACATGAACACCTCGGGCGGGCCCATCTCCAAACTCTGCCGCGAGTACAAGATCAAGGCCGAGGAGCTGCTCGTCATCCACGACGAGCTCGATATTCCCGCCGGCGACGTGCGTGTTAAGGTGGGCGGCGGCCATGCCGGTCACAACGGCCTGCGTTCCATCATCGATAAGATGGGCAGCCGCGACTTCAGCCGCATCCGCACCGGCATCGGCAACCCTCCCGGCAAGATGGCCGTCGCCGACTACGTGCTTAAGCAGCTGCGCGCCCGCGAGGCCGAGGATTTCCAGGACACCTGCGCCCGCGCGGCCGACGCCGCCGGCCTGGCGATTGTGCACGGCGTAGTCTATGCTCGCGACCATGTCAACGGCGCCGCCTCCGCCAACGGCAAGCACTAA
- a CDS encoding endonuclease domain-containing protein, translating to MTTVISHLSALRAIRRARRAYSALPWDSIDVGQQSRALAGCIPNNDAIDFDALSMLDAWNEDDSELLDLLVSNEDNRRPDKRLLQHILSAPLPEGAIMHIEADIYATSPAMTALLCSKNESVAKTLMLLMELLGTYSLPPEATYPIAYDDIWPKADTFEATNDLDCRSDQSVTEQQNETRYEQAHYKCEPATTIEELEAIARFAKSSSYTSFRTAVKLARPGSASPAESLMFAVLGAPMRFGGFGCCSLPMGGLLLNYRVDFDALAVNMSSGIPYAICDLYCPAAGVDNEYNGIGHELQNARIHDGNRNNGLKAMGIHVLVINRDQMKDLVALEAFAQTMHRLAGVRFRYRIKGYRKRQAAWLNALRAGIGLAPV from the coding sequence ATGACGACCGTAATTTCACATCTCTCCGCCCTCCGCGCGATTCGCCGCGCACGACGGGCGTACTCTGCGCTTCCGTGGGACTCCATCGACGTCGGACAGCAATCGCGGGCTCTGGCTGGCTGCATCCCCAATAATGACGCCATAGACTTTGACGCGCTTTCGATGCTCGATGCCTGGAATGAAGACGATTCCGAACTGCTCGATCTTCTCGTTTCAAACGAAGACAACAGACGTCCCGACAAGCGACTTCTTCAGCATATTCTCTCTGCCCCGCTTCCCGAAGGGGCGATTATGCACATCGAGGCCGACATCTACGCCACATCCCCTGCCATGACGGCGCTGCTGTGTTCCAAAAATGAATCGGTTGCCAAAACCCTGATGCTTCTCATGGAGCTGCTCGGAACGTATTCTCTTCCGCCCGAGGCAACCTACCCCATCGCCTATGACGACATCTGGCCCAAGGCCGACACCTTCGAAGCGACGAACGATCTCGATTGCCGGAGCGACCAGTCGGTGACCGAGCAGCAAAATGAAACCCGCTACGAACAGGCGCACTACAAATGCGAGCCAGCCACGACCATCGAGGAGCTCGAGGCGATCGCACGGTTCGCAAAAAGCAGCTCATATACCTCGTTTCGCACTGCCGTCAAACTCGCCCGACCCGGATCTGCATCCCCAGCCGAATCCCTAATGTTTGCTGTTCTCGGAGCGCCCATGCGCTTTGGCGGATTCGGGTGTTGCAGCCTTCCCATGGGCGGCCTGCTACTCAACTATCGAGTCGACTTCGACGCCCTTGCGGTCAACATGTCCTCGGGCATCCCCTACGCCATCTGCGACTTATATTGCCCGGCAGCCGGTGTCGACAACGAATATAACGGAATTGGGCATGAGCTTCAAAACGCTCGCATCCACGATGGCAATCGAAATAATGGCCTCAAGGCAATGGGCATCCACGTCCTGGTTATCAATCGCGACCAAATGAAAGACCTTGTTGCGCTCGAAGCCTTCGCCCAAACGATGCATCGACTCGCGGGAGTCCGATTCCGCTACCGTATCAAGGGCTATCGCAAGCGTCAGGCTGCCTGGCTCAACGCCCTGCGGGCCGGAATCGGCCTCGCGCCGGTCTAA